TTATTCTGAAACGTCATACCACCAGTTGGCATCTCTAAAGTAATCCCTATCTTCTTCTCCTCTAACTTCTTATCATTTAAATATTTTACTTCCCTGGTCCCTTCTGCTTTAAACCCTATTGCAGGATTGGAAAGAGGAACTAAAGAGGCGAAGAAATACTTACTGCGGGTAGCAACCCATTTAGTTTCACCTGACCTGAACTCTTCCATTTTGCCGATATTTGAACCCTTAGGCTGCTGGAAATTTTTGATTTTGACTACTTCTGTTCCCATCATAGAGGAGGCTTCAAAATAGCCGAGGTCTTCACTCAGGTTAGTCTCTGTGGGACTGACTCCGCTTCCCCAGGAGAATAGATAGCTCCTGCCTAAGTTTTTATCCTTGGAAGAAACCTCAAATTGGAGTTGAAAATCATATTTATTTTCAAAAAAGATAAATCTTTTTACAATAGAAAAGCCCCTTTCATCTGAAAAACTAAAAGTCAAACTGTCAACTGGATGAGACTTAGAGAGAAAAAGAGTTTCCTTATCCACTGTGAAATCTATCTGGCTTAAATCCAGATTTATATCCGGAAAAGATATATTCAATGGATAAATTGTATCTTCAGGGATAATCTCAATCAGCTCACCCTGAGAATACTTATACTTTTTAAAGATAAAACTTGTCAGAACCCCGCCCTTTGTGCTAAAAGACCCTTTGTAAAAAGAGTTCTCCACGAAAACTTTTTTCTCAGGAACCGATGAAGGGGCAAGTAAGATCTCACCTGCAGGTTTTAAAGGAACCTCTTCTTTTTTCTCCTGCTGTTCTAAGGTATCTATGGGAGCTTGTTCCACCTTTTTGGGAGGAGCAACTCCTTTTCCACCAGTTATCAACTGGACATAATATGGGTACAGTACGATAATTAGACCAATGAGAAGCAATGCAATTACGGTTCTTTTATCCAATTATTTTCTCCTGTAAAGATTTACTATGTTTATGCGAGTGACTCTTTAACAGAGGGTCATATCCTCCAGGATTAAAAGGGTTACATCTTAAAACTCTGTTTACGGAAAGCCAGGTCCCTTTAAAAACCCCGAAAGTTTTAAAAGCCTGAATTGAATATTCTGAGCAGGAAGGGAAAAACCTGCAGCTCGGAGGAAAAACCATTCCCAGGGTGTTTTGATAAATCCTGATTAGTAAAATGAAGATTTTATACATCAATGCTCTTGAATTTAAAAAAGTCCGGAAAATTCATTTAAAATTTCATGGTAACTTATCTCTGTCACTTTAGATCTGTAGATGAGGATTACTTTCTCCCCGGGAAGAAATCTGTCCTTATTTCTTCTAAGTATCTCCCTTAAGACTCTTTTTATCCGGTTCCTTTTCACTGCTCCTTTCAGGGCAGAGCTCAAGGTTATACCGAACTTATTTCCCTTCTCTGCAGTTTTCAGGCGCAATAAGAGCAGATTGTGTGTGAAAGATCTTTCCCCCTTTTTGATCACCTCATCCCATTCTTTTTTGTTTTTAATTTTCAGGGATTTGGGAAACCCCTCCTTTTTCATCATTTCCCTTTGATCTTCACGGTCAATCTTTTTCTTTTTTTCGTTCTTCTGCGTTTTAAGACCCTTTTGCCTCCTTTGGTCTTGCTCCTTTTTCTGAAACCGTGGTCCCTCACCCTTTTGA
This window of the Candidatus Zixiibacteriota bacterium genome carries:
- the rnpA gene encoding ribonuclease P protein component, translated to MMKKEGFPKSLKIKNKKEWDEVIKKGERSFTHNLLLLRLKTAEKGNKFGITLSSALKGAVKRNRIKRVLREILRRNKDRFLPGEKVILIYRSKVTEISYHEILNEFSGLF
- the yidC gene encoding membrane protein insertase YidC, yielding MDKRTVIALLLIGLIIVLYPYYVQLITGGKGVAPPKKVEQAPIDTLEQQEKKEEVPLKPAGEILLAPSSVPEKKVFVENSFYKGSFSTKGGVLTSFIFKKYKYSQGELIEIIPEDTIYPLNISFPDINLDLSQIDFTVDKETLFLSKSHPVDSLTFSFSDERGFSIVKRFIFFENKYDFQLQFEVSSKDKNLGRSYLFSWGSGVSPTETNLSEDLGYFEASSMMGTEVVKIKNFQQPKGSNIGKMEEFRSGETKWVATRSKYFFASLVPLSNPAIGFKAEGTREVKYLNDKKLEEKKIGITLEMPTGGMTFQNNFMVYVGPVEYHILKGYKIGLENLVDLGWKIIKPFSLAVLWIFVNLHKVIPNYGLVIIVFTILIKILFHPLTHKSVTLAQKMQELQPKITALKEKYKKDPQRMNQEIMKLYKEQGANPLGGCLPLLPQMPLFYGLFVVFRSTIELRGASFIFWLNDLSQMDKYYILPVIMAVTMFWQQKMTIKDPKQMAMVYLMPVLFFFLFKSFPAGLTLYWTFYNILSLIEQYYIKSKMKPKVAVA
- the yidD gene encoding membrane protein insertion efficiency factor YidD, with the translated sequence MYKIFILLIRIYQNTLGMVFPPSCRFFPSCSEYSIQAFKTFGVFKGTWLSVNRVLRCNPFNPGGYDPLLKSHSHKHSKSLQEKIIG
- a CDS encoding 50S ribosomal protein L34, coding for KRVRDHGFRKRSKTKGGKRVLKRRRTKKRKRLTVKIKGK